The following are encoded in a window of Alphaproteobacteria bacterium genomic DNA:
- a CDS encoding M28 family peptidase, giving the protein MSTRRGRSSPRRIACQPEPRSLSSAMFKALFRAAAPFTFLIATPLAAQPIAPGDMLRHIQALASDEFQGRAPGSAGERLTTDYIVRQLQQRGLEPAGENGTWFQPVRLIETLPGRSDVRWTVSGAPVAIDAGEMALIGPQPAVTIADAPVVFAGEGAQGPELRGAVVLIVQGPMGEGRASIRTRVKALADAGAAAVIVVAGAQVPWEMVTRSFARGSTRIEAEAPAIVTGIMPQSAARRLVGAALDQPPSGVATLPLRVSMTVNTVVNRFATNNVLGRVRGSGSTAENVILMAHWDHLGFCRPEGAPDRICNGAVDNASGIAMMIEVAGRLAQQPRPVRDVLVLATTAEEEGLLGATYYAAHPTVPLGSILAAINMDTVAIQHAGSPVAVMGRGLAPLDSAIDSTVAAMGRRLDTDDEAAELVQRQDGWAFNRAGVPAIMVGGSFSDMTLLNRFLEGRYHKPDDQADGEIVLDGAAEDANLTVALARRLADPATYQRPARATP; this is encoded by the coding sequence ATGTCGACCAGGCGCGGGCGATCATCGCCAAGGCGAATCGCTTGCCAGCCTGAGCCCCGCTCCTTAAGCAGCGCCATGTTCAAGGCCTTGTTCCGCGCCGCCGCGCCTTTCACCTTTCTCATCGCCACGCCGCTCGCCGCGCAGCCGATCGCTCCGGGCGACATGCTGCGCCATATCCAGGCGCTGGCGAGCGACGAATTTCAGGGCAGGGCGCCCGGCTCGGCGGGCGAGCGGCTGACCACCGATTATATCGTTCGCCAGCTCCAGCAGCGCGGCCTCGAGCCCGCCGGCGAGAACGGGACCTGGTTCCAGCCGGTGCGGCTGATCGAGACGCTGCCCGGCCGAAGCGACGTGCGCTGGACCGTCTCCGGCGCGCCGGTGGCGATCGACGCCGGGGAGATGGCGCTGATCGGGCCGCAGCCGGCGGTCACCATCGCCGACGCGCCGGTGGTCTTCGCGGGAGAAGGGGCGCAAGGCCCCGAGCTGCGCGGTGCCGTCGTCCTGATCGTCCAGGGGCCGATGGGCGAGGGCCGCGCTTCGATCAGAACGCGGGTCAAGGCGCTGGCCGACGCCGGCGCCGCGGCGGTGATCGTCGTCGCCGGGGCTCAGGTTCCCTGGGAGATGGTCACGCGCAGCTTCGCCCGGGGAAGCACGCGGATCGAGGCCGAGGCCCCGGCCATCGTGACCGGGATCATGCCGCAAAGCGCTGCGCGCCGGCTCGTCGGCGCGGCGCTCGACCAGCCCCCTTCGGGCGTCGCGACGCTGCCCCTTCGCGTTTCGATGACCGTGAACACCGTCGTCAACCGCTTCGCCACCAACAACGTCCTGGGGCGGGTGCGCGGCAGCGGGTCGACGGCGGAGAATGTGATTCTGATGGCCCATTGGGACCATCTCGGCTTCTGCCGGCCCGAGGGGGCGCCGGACCGGATCTGCAACGGCGCGGTCGACAATGCGAGCGGAATCGCGATGATGATCGAGGTCGCCGGACGCCTCGCCCAGCAGCCGCGGCCGGTTCGCGACGTCCTCGTTCTCGCGACCACCGCGGAGGAAGAGGGGCTGCTCGGCGCGACTTACTATGCGGCGCACCCGACCGTGCCGCTGGGCTCGATCCTCGCGGCGATCAATATGGACACGGTGGCGATCCAGCATGCCGGAAGCCCGGTCGCGGTGATGGGCCGCGGCCTCGCCCCGCTCGACTCGGCGATCGACTCGACGGTGGCGGCGATGGGCCGGCGGCTCGACACCGACGACGAGGCGGCGGAGCTGGTCCAGCGGCAGGACGGCTGGGCCTTCAACCGGGCGGGCGTGCCGGCGATCATGGTCGGCGGCTCCTTCTCCGACATGACGCTGCTCAATCGCTTCCTCGAGGGACGCTACCACAAGCCCGACGACCAGGCCGACGGCGAGATCGTCCTCGACGGCGCCGCCGAGGATGCGAACCTGACCGTCGCGCTCGCCCGGCGGCTGGCCGATCCGGCGACCTACCAGAGGCCTGCAAGAGCGACCCCATGA
- a CDS encoding helix-turn-helix transcriptional regulator, whose protein sequence is MSTSDAQPRAANKRPYRMGRRADRREETRRRIIEAAVALHSTLGPARTTVAQIAERAGVQRHTYYAHFPEERDLFLACSGHALAHDPLPDVARWRALPPGWERIRHGLEELYRWYERNAEMAACVIRDAEHHALTREMTELRMLPTFAAAHQTLGEGMNPRAQVLLGVALDFACWRSLHATQDAGNAALLMSDAVCALE, encoded by the coding sequence GGCCGGCGCGCGGACAGACGCGAGGAGACTCGCCGGCGAATCATCGAGGCCGCGGTGGCACTTCATTCGACGCTAGGGCCGGCGCGAACGACCGTGGCGCAGATCGCCGAGCGGGCAGGGGTGCAGCGGCACACCTATTACGCCCACTTCCCCGAGGAGCGGGACCTGTTCCTCGCCTGCTCGGGCCATGCCCTGGCGCACGATCCGCTGCCCGACGTCGCCCGGTGGCGCGCTCTGCCGCCGGGCTGGGAGCGCATTCGGCACGGCCTCGAGGAGCTCTACCGCTGGTACGAGCGCAACGCGGAAATGGCCGCCTGCGTGATCCGCGACGCCGAGCATCATGCGCTGACCCGGGAGATGACCGAGCTGAGGATGCTGCCGACCTTCGCCGCGGCCCACCAGACGCTTGGCGAAGGGATGAACCCGCGCGCACAGGTTTTGCTCGGCGTCGCTCTCGATTTCGCCTGCTGGCGGTCCCTTCACGCCACGCAGGACGCCGGGAACGCGGCGCTCCTGATGAGCGACGCGGTCTGCGCGCTGGAGTGA
- a CDS encoding NfeD family protein: MNSFDSLASFSGTLAPHWWWLIAAGLLAILEIFAPGIFLIWIAIAAAVTGVILSMVDLSFPVQAVIFAVLAFASVFAGRLYYARNPVPNEDPNLNARAARLIGKTVTVEQAIENGAGRVRVGDGVWNARGPDLPAGSHAQIVAADGTCLHILPIDQAPAGTFIPPA, from the coding sequence ATGAACTCGTTCGACTCGCTGGCGAGCTTCTCCGGCACGCTCGCGCCGCACTGGTGGTGGCTGATCGCCGCAGGACTGCTCGCCATCCTCGAAATCTTCGCGCCCGGCATCTTCCTGATCTGGATCGCGATCGCCGCGGCGGTCACCGGCGTGATCCTCTCGATGGTCGATCTCAGCTTCCCCGTCCAGGCGGTGATCTTCGCGGTGCTCGCCTTCGCTTCCGTTTTCGCCGGCCGGCTCTACTACGCCCGCAATCCGGTCCCCAACGAGGATCCGAACCTCAACGCGCGCGCCGCGCGGCTGATCGGCAAGACGGTGACGGTCGAGCAGGCGATCGAGAACGGCGCCGGACGGGTCCGCGTCGGCGACGGCGTGTGGAACGCGCGCGGGCCGGACCTGCCCGCGGGAAGCCACGCGCAGATCGTCGCCGCCGACGGCACCTGCCTGCACATCCTTCCGATCGATCAGGCGCCCGCCGGCACCTTCATCCCGCCAGCCTGA
- a CDS encoding CoA ester lyase, which translates to MDQADLRRCRSLLFLPASNPRAIEKARTLDADMVVLDLEDAVAEEDKAAAREAASMATHEGFGGRPVAIRMNPTGSAHYGEDVVAVRRSTADFVILAKAESAKMVADAGWLVQKPVLAMIETPRAVIDAAAIASAARGLIAGTNDLSASLGLPPGSGRGGLVFALQRILLSARAAGTPAFDGVYNGLDDTAGLAAECAEGRAWGFDGKSLIHPSQIETANRAFTPSEAEIEAARRLVEASSGGAQRHEGRMIEQLHVDQARAIIAKANRLPA; encoded by the coding sequence ATGGACCAGGCCGACCTCCGCCGCTGCCGCTCGTTGCTCTTTCTCCCGGCCTCCAATCCCCGCGCGATCGAGAAGGCGCGCACGCTGGATGCGGACATGGTCGTGCTCGACCTCGAGGACGCCGTCGCCGAGGAGGACAAGGCGGCGGCGCGCGAGGCCGCTTCGATGGCGACTCATGAAGGCTTCGGAGGGCGGCCCGTCGCGATCAGGATGAACCCGACGGGCTCCGCTCATTATGGCGAGGACGTCGTCGCGGTTCGCCGCTCGACCGCCGATTTCGTGATCCTCGCTAAGGCCGAATCGGCCAAGATGGTGGCCGACGCCGGCTGGCTGGTGCAAAAGCCCGTGCTGGCGATGATCGAGACCCCACGCGCAGTGATCGACGCGGCCGCGATCGCCTCGGCCGCCCGCGGGCTGATCGCCGGAACCAACGATCTTTCCGCGAGCCTGGGGCTGCCGCCGGGATCGGGCCGGGGCGGGCTCGTCTTCGCGCTCCAGCGCATCCTGCTTTCGGCGCGCGCGGCCGGCACGCCGGCGTTCGACGGCGTCTATAACGGGCTCGACGACACAGCGGGCCTCGCCGCCGAGTGCGCCGAGGGGCGGGCCTGGGGCTTCGACGGCAAGTCGCTGATCCACCCGAGCCAGATCGAGACCGCGAACCGCGCCTTCACCCCGAGCGAAGCGGAGATCGAGGCCGCGCGCAGGCTCGTCGAGGCCTCGTCGGGCGGCGCCCAGCGGCACGAGGGACGGATGATCGAGCAACTCCATGTCGACCAGGCGCGGGCGATCATCGCCAAGGCGAATCGCTTGCCAGCCTGA
- a CDS encoding DUF885 family protein yields MILDRRQLLLGASALAFAPAFPALASQGGANEEFAGVAEALLADYPENASALGLDAGARAAFKSRLTDRSPEGQRAIAARAAERLARLRAVDPATLSPSARVTLDVVGTAHETALEGFAFPFGDVATLNQNWSYRNAPYVVAQNTGAFVEIPDTLDSNHKVENAADAEAYLARMEGYAAALDGETERLHHDSGIGVVAPDFLLDKSLRQQRAVRGQPVDEWGLVTSLARRTASLPGDFAGRAERLAAEKVAPALDRQIAELARQRSAATADAGVWKLPDGDAYYAWALKAGTTTTRTPEEVHAQGLDELRALQSQMDTILRARGLTRGSVGERMTALGRDPANLFPNTDAGRRQVLDFMNAAIADIRTRLPRAFGTLVRGNLIVKRVPPEIEIGAPGAYAGAGSIDGSVPGNLYVNLHDTSRTPRFGLTTLAFHEGIPGHVWQGEYSYRLPLVRTLLAFNAYSEGWALYAEQLGDELGVYEGDPLGRLGYLQSIAFRACRLVVDTGLHAKRWTRDHAIRWFAETNGSSAEEVTSEVDRYCAWPGQACGYKVGHSEINRLREHARSALGPRFDLRAFDDAVVTGGNVPLVVLGRIIDAHIAARRG; encoded by the coding sequence ATGATCCTGGACCGCCGCCAGCTCCTGCTGGGCGCAAGTGCGCTCGCCTTCGCGCCCGCCTTCCCCGCCCTGGCCTCGCAGGGCGGCGCCAATGAGGAGTTCGCCGGCGTCGCCGAGGCCCTGCTCGCCGATTATCCGGAAAACGCCTCGGCGCTCGGGCTCGACGCCGGCGCGCGCGCAGCGTTCAAGTCCCGACTCACCGACCGTTCGCCCGAAGGCCAGCGCGCCATTGCCGCCCGCGCCGCGGAGCGCCTCGCCCGCTTGCGCGCGGTCGATCCCGCCACGCTCTCCCCCTCGGCGCGGGTCACCCTCGACGTGGTCGGGACCGCCCACGAAACCGCGCTCGAAGGCTTCGCCTTCCCGTTCGGCGACGTCGCCACGCTCAACCAGAACTGGTCCTACCGCAACGCGCCTTACGTGGTCGCCCAGAATACCGGCGCCTTCGTCGAGATCCCGGACACGCTGGACAGCAACCACAAGGTCGAGAACGCCGCCGACGCGGAGGCCTATCTCGCCCGCATGGAAGGGTATGCCGCCGCGCTCGATGGCGAGACCGAACGGCTGCACCACGATTCCGGCATCGGCGTCGTCGCGCCCGATTTCCTGCTCGACAAGAGCCTTCGCCAGCAGCGCGCCGTCCGCGGCCAGCCGGTCGACGAATGGGGCCTGGTTACCTCGCTCGCCCGGCGCACGGCCTCCCTCCCCGGCGATTTCGCCGGCCGCGCCGAGCGCTTGGCGGCCGAGAAGGTGGCGCCCGCGCTCGACCGCCAGATCGCCGAGCTTGCCCGCCAGCGCTCGGCCGCCACCGCCGACGCCGGCGTCTGGAAGCTGCCGGACGGCGACGCCTATTACGCCTGGGCGCTCAAGGCCGGGACGACCACCACGCGCACGCCCGAAGAGGTCCACGCCCAGGGCCTCGATGAGCTTCGCGCGCTCCAGTCGCAAATGGACACGATCCTCCGCGCCCGAGGCCTCACCCGGGGCAGCGTCGGCGAGCGGATGACTGCGCTCGGCCGCGATCCGGCCAACCTCTTCCCCAATACCGACGCGGGCCGCCGGCAGGTCCTCGATTTCATGAACGCGGCGATCGCCGACATCCGCACGCGCCTGCCTAGGGCCTTCGGCACTCTGGTGCGCGGCAATCTGATCGTGAAGCGGGTGCCGCCCGAGATCGAGATCGGAGCACCCGGCGCCTATGCCGGGGCCGGCTCGATCGACGGAAGCGTGCCGGGCAACCTCTACGTCAACCTGCACGATACGTCGCGAACGCCGCGCTTCGGCCTCACCACCCTCGCATTCCACGAAGGCATTCCGGGCCACGTCTGGCAGGGCGAATATAGCTACCGCCTGCCGCTGGTCCGCACCCTGCTCGCCTTCAACGCTTATTCGGAAGGCTGGGCGCTCTACGCCGAGCAGCTGGGCGACGAGCTCGGAGTCTATGAGGGCGATCCGCTCGGCCGCCTCGGCTACCTCCAGTCGATCGCCTTCCGCGCCTGCCGCCTCGTCGTCGACACCGGCCTCCACGCCAAGCGCTGGACCCGCGACCATGCGATCCGATGGTTCGCCGAAACCAACGGCTCCTCGGCCGAGGAGGTGACCAGCGAGGTCGACCGCTATTGCGCCTGGCCCGGTCAGGCCTGCGGCTACAAGGTCGGCCACAGCGAGATCAACCGCTTGCGCGAGCATGCGCGCTCAGCTCTCGGCCCCCGCTTCGATCTGCGCGCCTTCGACGACGCGGTGGTGACGGGCGGCAACGTCCCGCTGGTCGTGCTCGGCCGGATCATCGACGCCCACATCGCGGCGCGGCGGGGCTAA
- a CDS encoding RsmB/NOP family class I SAM-dependent RNA methyltransferase: MTPSARAQAAIELLDEVITAAREGGAAADTLIARYFKTRRYAGSKDRREVRDLVFGAIRRAGERPASGRAAMLGLAQDLPWLLDAFDGSAHGPASPAPDEAAAPAGVAPAWIVPQFDPAIAPGELAALLARAPLDLRVNRLKGSREDALAQIAEGEPSPLSPIGIRLPEGLRIEDSEAWRGGLIEVQDEGSQLICLGCEAGPGMLAVDLCAGAGGKTLAIAAEMGNAGRIVASDADRGRLARMGPRIERAGVTIVEPLLLDPNREEAMLADLAGQADLVLVDAPCSGTGTWRRNPETRWRLTPQRLERVVALQSRLLDLGATLLKPGGRLVYAVCSLLASEGRDQAAALTARSSLVPERMPIKAGTPSGTGLLLSPARDRTDGFFVARWRRPC; this comes from the coding sequence ATGACCCCTTCGGCCAGAGCCCAGGCGGCGATCGAGTTGCTCGATGAGGTGATCACGGCCGCGCGCGAGGGCGGGGCGGCGGCGGACACGTTGATCGCGCGCTATTTCAAGACTCGTCGCTACGCCGGCTCGAAGGACCGGCGCGAGGTCCGCGACCTCGTTTTCGGGGCGATCCGAAGGGCGGGGGAGAGACCGGCCTCGGGACGCGCGGCGATGCTCGGCCTCGCGCAAGACCTTCCCTGGCTGCTCGACGCGTTCGACGGATCCGCGCACGGTCCGGCCAGCCCAGCCCCGGACGAGGCCGCGGCGCCGGCGGGCGTCGCCCCGGCGTGGATCGTGCCCCAATTCGACCCCGCGATCGCGCCCGGAGAGCTCGCTGCGCTGCTCGCCCGGGCGCCGCTCGATCTTAGGGTCAACCGGCTCAAGGGCTCGCGCGAGGATGCGCTGGCGCAAATCGCCGAGGGTGAGCCGAGCCCGCTCTCGCCGATCGGCATTCGCCTTCCCGAAGGCCTTCGAATCGAGGACAGCGAGGCGTGGCGCGGCGGCCTGATCGAGGTCCAGGACGAGGGCAGTCAGCTGATCTGTCTTGGCTGCGAGGCCGGGCCCGGCATGCTTGCGGTGGACCTGTGCGCCGGGGCGGGCGGCAAGACGCTCGCGATCGCCGCGGAAATGGGCAATGCCGGAAGGATCGTCGCGAGCGACGCGGACCGCGGCCGGCTCGCGCGGATGGGGCCGAGAATCGAGCGGGCGGGGGTGACGATCGTCGAGCCGCTGCTGCTCGATCCGAACCGGGAGGAAGCGATGCTCGCCGATCTGGCCGGCCAGGCGGACCTCGTGCTGGTCGACGCGCCTTGCTCCGGCACCGGCACATGGCGCCGCAATCCCGAGACTCGCTGGCGGCTGACTCCGCAGCGGCTGGAGCGAGTCGTCGCTCTTCAGTCGCGGCTGCTCGATCTCGGGGCAACGTTGCTCAAACCCGGCGGGCGGCTGGTCTATGCGGTCTGCTCGCTGCTGGCGAGCGAGGGCCGCGACCAGGCCGCGGCGCTGACCGCCCGTTCATCGCTGGTTCCGGAGCGGATGCCGATAAAGGCCGGCACGCCCTCGGGCACGGGCCTGCTGCTCAGCCCGGCGCGGGACCGGACCGACGGCTTTTTCGTCGCGCGCTGGCGGCGGCCGTGTTAG
- the guaB gene encoding IMP dehydrogenase has product MEIPLGLTFDDVLLRPAESRVLPSQADTRTRLTREIALNIPVVSSAMDTVTGADMAIVMAQLGGLGVLHRNMEVDEQAAAVRAVKRFESGMIVNPITMTPDQTLAKALELMKRHKISGIPVTEKGGRLVGILTNRDVRFAGNPRQPVSELMTSENLATVRPGVGQEEARRLLHQRRIEKLLVVDEEGRCLGLITVKDIEKAVAYPDATKDAAGRLRVAAATTVGDKGFERSQALIDAECDLIVIDTAHGHNVDVAAAVERIRKHSNAVQVVAGNVATAEATKALIGAGADAVKVGIGPGSICTTRIVAGVGVPQLTAVMESAEEAAKSGTPVIADGGLRSSGDVAKALAGGAAAVMIGSLLAGTEEAPGETFLYQGRAYKSYRGMGSVGAMARGSADRYFQQDIKDQLKLVPEGIEGQVAYKGHASDVIHQLVGGVKAAMGYTGAATIEELQKKARFVRITNAGLRESHVHDVTITREAPNYPQR; this is encoded by the coding sequence ATCGAGATCCCGCTCGGCCTGACCTTCGACGACGTCCTCCTGCGTCCCGCTGAATCGCGCGTGCTTCCGAGCCAGGCCGACACGCGAACGCGGCTGACCAGGGAGATCGCGCTCAACATCCCGGTCGTCTCCTCGGCCATGGACACCGTCACCGGCGCCGACATGGCGATCGTCATGGCCCAGCTCGGCGGCCTCGGCGTGCTCCACCGCAACATGGAAGTCGACGAGCAGGCGGCCGCGGTGCGCGCGGTCAAGCGCTTCGAGAGTGGGATGATCGTCAACCCGATCACCATGACTCCTGATCAGACGCTGGCCAAGGCGCTCGAGCTGATGAAGCGCCACAAGATTTCCGGAATTCCGGTGACCGAGAAGGGCGGCCGGCTGGTCGGCATCCTGACCAACCGCGACGTGCGCTTCGCCGGCAATCCGCGTCAGCCGGTTTCCGAGCTGATGACCAGCGAGAATCTCGCGACCGTGCGCCCCGGCGTCGGCCAGGAGGAGGCGCGGCGGCTTCTCCACCAGCGCAGGATCGAGAAACTGCTGGTGGTCGACGAGGAGGGCCGCTGCTTGGGCCTGATCACGGTCAAGGATATCGAGAAGGCGGTCGCCTATCCCGACGCCACCAAGGACGCCGCGGGGCGGCTGCGCGTGGCGGCTGCGACGACCGTCGGCGACAAGGGCTTCGAGCGAAGCCAGGCGCTGATCGACGCGGAGTGCGACCTGATCGTCATCGACACCGCGCACGGCCACAATGTCGACGTCGCCGCCGCGGTCGAGCGGATCCGCAAGCATTCGAACGCCGTGCAGGTCGTCGCCGGGAACGTCGCCACCGCAGAGGCAACCAAGGCGCTGATCGGCGCGGGCGCCGACGCGGTGAAGGTGGGGATCGGGCCGGGATCGATCTGCACCACGCGGATCGTCGCCGGGGTCGGGGTGCCGCAGCTGACCGCGGTGATGGAATCGGCCGAGGAGGCCGCCAAGAGCGGCACGCCGGTGATCGCCGACGGCGGCCTCAGGAGCAGCGGCGACGTCGCCAAGGCGCTTGCCGGAGGCGCGGCGGCGGTGATGATCGGATCGCTGCTCGCGGGCACCGAGGAGGCTCCCGGCGAGACCTTCCTCTACCAGGGCCGCGCCTACAAATCCTATCGCGGGATGGGCTCGGTCGGGGCGATGGCGCGCGGCTCGGCCGACCGCTATTTCCAGCAGGACATCAAGGACCAGCTCAAGCTCGTGCCCGAAGGCATCGAAGGGCAGGTCGCCTATAAGGGCCATGCCTCGGACGTGATCCACCAGCTCGTCGGAGGGGTGAAGGCGGCGATGGGCTATACCGGCGCGGCGACGATCGAGGAGCTGCAGAAGAAGGCGCGCTTCGTCCGGATCACCAATGCGGGCCTTCGCGAAAGCCATGTCCACGACGTCACGATCACCCGCGAGGCGCCCAATTATCCGCAGCGTTAG
- a CDS encoding MHS family MFS transporter, producing MTAPRLSRRSLAIAALSTVVEWYDFTLYLYFATVLSRVFFGGGAASLAMTLGGFAVAYLMRPIGAVFFGHLGDRRGRRPMLLLSMAIMSLAMLLTGLLPTAGQIGPAAAWLLILLRCVMGFSVGGEYTGVVAYLLEGARPERRGLIASSAAAASEIGALLAVGVSAVTVIAMSNADLESWGWRIPFLVGAALAGSVWVARSTMEESPEFERQVSEGTVPANPLRHALVGQRRGVVRAFAISALGSITYYVGITYVPAFLASAGAMAEGDSLWLSTIAAMAVILVTPFVGLLSDRIGRRPVLLALAALSALLPITMFSLMAGGDWGRALLGAVILAGVAGGVSAVGAVATAEQFTGEGRVSGLAFGATGATAIFGGLTPWLAQLLIERTGCPEMPGLMIAAVALCVLPVFLKMRETAPGK from the coding sequence GTGACGGCGCCCCGCCTCTCGCGCCGCTCGCTCGCCATCGCCGCTTTGTCGACGGTGGTCGAATGGTACGATTTCACGCTCTACCTCTATTTCGCGACGGTGCTTTCGCGGGTCTTCTTCGGCGGCGGCGCGGCCTCGCTGGCAATGACTCTCGGCGGGTTCGCGGTCGCTTATCTTATGCGCCCGATCGGCGCCGTCTTCTTCGGCCATCTCGGCGACCGGCGCGGGCGGCGGCCGATGCTTCTGCTGTCGATGGCGATCATGTCGCTGGCCATGCTGCTGACCGGCCTGCTGCCGACCGCCGGACAGATCGGCCCGGCGGCGGCCTGGTTGCTGATCCTGCTGCGCTGCGTGATGGGCTTCTCCGTCGGCGGGGAATATACCGGGGTGGTCGCCTATCTGCTCGAAGGGGCGCGGCCCGAACGGCGTGGCCTGATCGCCTCCTCCGCGGCAGCGGCGAGCGAGATCGGCGCATTGCTCGCGGTGGGGGTCTCGGCAGTCACCGTCATTGCGATGAGCAATGCCGACCTCGAATCCTGGGGCTGGCGCATTCCCTTCCTGGTCGGCGCCGCGCTCGCCGGATCGGTGTGGGTCGCGCGCTCCACGATGGAGGAATCGCCGGAGTTCGAGCGCCAGGTGAGCGAAGGAACCGTGCCGGCGAACCCGCTTCGCCACGCGCTGGTCGGGCAGCGGCGCGGGGTCGTTCGCGCCTTCGCCATCTCCGCTCTGGGCTCGATCACTTATTATGTCGGAATCACCTACGTGCCCGCCTTCCTCGCTTCGGCGGGGGCGATGGCGGAGGGGGATTCGCTCTGGCTTTCGACCATCGCCGCAATGGCCGTGATCCTGGTGACTCCGTTCGTCGGCCTGCTCTCGGACCGGATCGGGCGAAGGCCGGTGCTTCTCGCCCTTGCCGCCCTGAGCGCGCTGCTGCCGATCACGATGTTCTCGCTGATGGCCGGCGGCGACTGGGGGCGGGCGCTGCTGGGCGCGGTGATCCTGGCCGGCGTCGCGGGCGGGGTGAGCGCGGTCGGCGCGGTCGCCACCGCCGAGCAGTTCACCGGCGAGGGCAGGGTCAGTGGCCTCGCTTTCGGCGCGACCGGCGCGACCGCGATCTTCGGCGGGCTGACGCCCTGGCTGGCGCAGCTGCTGATAGAGCGAACCGGGTGCCCGGAAATGCCCGGCCTGATGATCGCGGCCGTGGCTTTGTGCGTGTTGCCGGTGTTCCTGAAAATGCGGGAGACGGCGCCGGGCAAGTGA
- a CDS encoding SPFH/Band 7/PHB domain protein — protein sequence MGLFFTILIVLVILYLFSGIKVVRQGYQYTIEYFGRFTTVARPGLNYYPPFFYRVGRKVNMMEQVLDIPGQEIITKDNAMVGVDGIVFFQVLDAAKAAYEVSDLYLAIMQLTTTNLRTVMGSMDLDETLSKRDEINARLLTVVDLATEAWGVKITRVEVKDIRPPADIVNAMGRQMKAEREKRALILESEGLRASEILKAEGQKQGQILQAEGRREAAFRDAEARERSAEAEAKATEMVSEAIEKGSSQAINYFVALKYVEAVSRFATSPNAKTILFPVEATQLIGTLGGIGELARDALGANAAGGNNRRGPFEGGQQ from the coding sequence ATGGGCCTGTTTTTTACGATTTTGATCGTCCTGGTCATCCTTTACCTGTTTTCGGGTATCAAGGTCGTCCGCCAAGGCTATCAATATACGATAGAATATTTCGGCCGCTTCACCACCGTCGCGCGCCCCGGCCTGAATTATTACCCGCCCTTCTTCTATCGCGTCGGCCGCAAGGTGAACATGATGGAGCAGGTCCTCGACATTCCGGGCCAGGAGATCATCACCAAGGACAATGCGATGGTCGGAGTCGACGGCATCGTCTTCTTCCAGGTGCTCGACGCGGCCAAGGCGGCCTATGAGGTGTCGGACCTCTATCTCGCCATCATGCAGCTCACGACGACCAACCTTCGCACGGTGATGGGCTCGATGGACCTCGACGAGACCCTCTCCAAGCGCGACGAGATCAACGCAAGGCTGCTGACCGTGGTCGATCTCGCCACCGAGGCCTGGGGCGTCAAGATCACCCGGGTCGAGGTCAAGGACATCCGCCCGCCCGCAGACATCGTCAACGCGATGGGCCGGCAGATGAAGGCGGAGCGCGAGAAGCGCGCCCTGATCCTCGAATCCGAGGGCCTTCGCGCCTCCGAGATCCTCAAGGCCGAGGGCCAGAAGCAGGGCCAGATCCTTCAGGCCGAGGGTCGCCGCGAGGCCGCCTTCCGCGACGCCGAGGCGCGCGAACGCTCAGCCGAAGCCGAGGCCAAGGCGACCGAGATGGTCTCCGAGGCGATCGAGAAGGGCTCGAGCCAGGCGATCAACTATTTCGTCGCGCTCAAATATGTCGAGGCGGTCAGCCGCTTCGCCACCTCGCCCAACGCCAAGACGATTCTCTTCCCGGTCGAGGCGACCCAGCTGATCGGAACGCTCGGCGGAATCGGCGAGCTTGCGCGCGACGCGCTGGGCGCCAACGCCGCCGGCGGGAACAATCGCCGCGGCCCGTTCGAGGGAGGCCAGCAATGA